The Rouxiella sp. WC2420 region GCTTATCTTCTTTATTACACCTTTTGAGTAACGTAATAGCAGGAGATAATCATGCCTATGACCCGTATTGCGATCCCGGAACAGCGATTCACACTTTGGCGCGACGCGATTTCCCGTGCGCTGCAACAGACTCTGGTTAGCAGTTTTGACATCCCCGAAACCGACTGTTTTCAACTTTTTGACCGCTATCAGCCGGAGGAACGCATCTTTGACCGCCACTATTTATCTGGATCTGAGCAGGGCCGCAGTGAGGATTTTCTGCTGTTTCAGATAACCGCAGGCAGACCGCGCGGACCAGAGGAGAAACAGAAATTGTATTTGAAGTTGGTGGAACTGCTTGAGCAATCCATAGGTATCAAGCCGCAGGACGTGATGGTAGTGATTACTTTTACTCAGCCTGAAGACTGGTCTTTCGGCAGTGGAAAGCTGTTTAAGGTCTCTGATATTCCACGACCTTAAGGAGAAGAACATGCTGGCGATGCAATACAGTTTCACGCTTCCGGCCGATTATGATATGACCATTATCGAGCGTCGTATCGCCGATAACGGTCATCTGCTGGATGGTTATCCGGGGCTGATTTTTAAAACTTATCTCTATGCGATTCAGAACGACGGGTTAACCGCCAGTGACGAGAATCTCTATGCGCCTTTCTATCTTTGGCAGGACGCCGCAAGCCTGAACAGTTTTCTGTTAAGTCCGGGGTTTGCGGCGGTATCGCGGGCTTTCGGCAGGCCAGAGGTCAAGATTTATCCCGTGCTTTCGGTGGCATTATCGCCTGACATCCGTCAGGCTAAATTCGCCTGCCGGAAGATTGAGCCAATCAGGCCTTACAGCAGTCTTTCGTCACTAGGTGAGCCAGTAAAAATAGGAGAAGAGTTGGCGCGTTTAGTTGCCTGGGATCCGCAAAATTGGCAGCTGATTGGCTTGAGTCTGTGGAAAATATTGCCGCAAGAGGTAGCCTCAACCAGCCAAAACTATCAAATTGGCCATATTTCACTGCCGAAAAATTGAATCATGCACTGAGTAAAAAAGCCTAATCAATAAGTCTTTATTATGGCACGGCCGAAAGGCATCGGCTGGGCCTGAGCCCCTGTATTGTACGACTTAACATACCGCAAAAATCGTTAATCCTACCGCTAAAATACAATTCTTCTTTTGTATGATAATAAATCCGTATGGATAAAAATCACCCAGCTTAAACAGGCTAATTACTGCATTAAAAGTCAAAAAATCAGACTCAAAATTCAATTTAACTGTCTGTTTTTATTTGTTTAATTTTCTAAAAAACTTCAGTCATAAAAAGTGATTTTCATCACAATATCGCCGCTCACAAAGTAAGCGGTTAGATTGACTTTCGTATAATCGTATACGAAATTGGTCTCATGTTGATTTGCTGTGGAAATGACCAATGAAGACCGCGATTACCTATCCTGGGTTGGGAACTGAAGACCGACCAATGGGGCCTGCTCCTCTTTCAGCCGCCATTTTATCTGAACCGATGCTGTTTATTTCTGGACAGGTCGCCATTGATCCTTACAGCGGCAAAATTGTTGGCAGTGATATTGCGTCCCAGACACGTCAGGTTTTAGCGAACATTGAGTCTTTGCTCAAGCAGGCCGATATGACGCTGGACTGTCTGGTTCGCGTAACAATTTACCTCACCGATCTTTCACAGTTTGCCGGCATGAATGAAGTTTATGGCGAAGTGCTCTCCGCTCCCTATCCTGCTCGTGCCACGGTAGGTATTACGCTGAATCATCCCGATCTGCTGGTGGAAATGGAAGCAACAGCGATGCGTCAGATTGCAAAATAACAAGCAGCGGCAATTATTTTAAAAAATTATAAATCACAGGCGAAAGCCTATTTTTTCAGCACCAGGGGAACTTAATCATGAACAATGCATTGCGACTGGCTGTTTGGATGACGGGATTCACCGCAATTATGCTCTCTTCCCTATCTGCAGCTCAGGCTGCGGATGACATCAAACCCTCGGCCAAAGACTTTGCCGCTATGGCCCAATGTAAAACCTTGCAGGCCAAGTATCCTTCTCTGGTCGGCAAGCAGGTGGTGGTCGGCCTTGGCGGATATACCAAAGGTTTTGAGGCTCCGTCGGCAAAGGATCCTTCAGTGATTGAAGGGTTGGATCCTTCACTGTTCGATCGTCTTGGTGGCTGTCTTGGTTTCACTAACACTTATCAAAATGGATCCTTTAACGTGCTGCTAACCTCGATCACCAGCGGTCGTGCGGATATCGGCCCGATGCTTTACGTTACTGATGCGCGCCTGAAACAGATAGCGTTTGTCGCCTCGGTGCAGGTGCAGGACGGATCACTGGTAGCAAAAGGCAATCCAAAAAATATTAAAACCGTAGATGACCTGTGCGGTAAAACCGTGGCCGCTGCGGCAGGAACCTATGAAGCTGCAACACTGGTTCCTCGGCAAAATGCTATCTGCAAGAAAGAAGGCAAGCCCGAGATCGATATGCTGATGGTGCAGAACACCGATAACAGCATTCAGGCGATCAAAAGCGATCGCGCCGATATTTATCTCACTGAGGCCGGATCGGCGCGTGAAGTCGCCAAGGCCGATCCTTCCCTGCAAACTTCATTTACTGTCGATCTGCCGATCATGGTCGGTTTCCCTATTGCCAAAGACAACACTGTGATGCGCCACGCGGTGCTGGACGCCATGAAAGTGATTCAGAGCAGCGGCGCGCAGAAAAAACTGTTGGATTTCTGGGGCCAGGGCGGCAGTGCCGAACGTCCCGCAGTTGATAAAGGCTAAAGCATGGAGCTGGGGCTGCTGATTGTGACCGCCCCAGTTTTTCCCCTATGCAGTAGATTTTTTGAATGCCCAGTCTGACCGTCAGGAGTCGACGATATGCAAGATTTTTTCCAATACCTCACGCTGCCGTATTTATGGCAGGGTGCGGTAATCGCCGTCGAACTGTTAGTCGGTGCTCTAACTGGGGGGATTATCATCGGATTTTTTCTGGCGCTCGCCAGCACTTCCCGTCATACGATAATTCGCCTTCCGGTGCAGATTTACATCTATATTTTGCGCGGCACGCCGGTGCTGTTGCAGCTGATTTTGCTCTACAACGTGTTGCCGCAGTTTGGTCTACGTTTTAGCCCATTTTCCAGCGCTTTATTGGCGATGATGATTAATGAAACGGCGTTTTGCGCCGAGATTATTCGCGGTGGTATCGTAGCCACCGATCGCAACCAGCGCACCGCCGCGCAGGCATTTGGCTTTTCGCGCACCAAAGAAATGATCCACGTGGTTATTCCGCAGGCGTTGCGCGCCATTCTGCCGACGCTGGGCAATGAAGCTGTCGGATTGCTGAAATCCACCTCGCTGGCCTCCGTCGTCGGGGTTAATGAACTGACGATGCGTGGGCAAACCATCGTTTCGCAAAACTTTCTGTTTATTCCTGTGCTGGTTGCCTCTGGCGGCATTTATATGATCATGTCTTCAGGCCTTGCCGGTATCCAATACTGGCTTGAAAAGCATTTCAATCTTGAAGAACGGGCGCGGCGCGCGCGTCTGGTGAAAAACGCCGTCGAAGTGCCGATTGAGGAAACTCAGGCACTGCTGCCGAAACAGCATTGGGAAAGCAAAAATGCCGCCGTGGTGCTGGATATAGAAAATCTGCTGGTGGAATACGCGGGCAAAGCGGTGCTAAAAGGGCTGACTTTAAAGGTTCGCCGTGGGGAAGTGGTGGTCCTGCTGGGCCGTTCCGGTTCCGGTAAAAGTACCTTGCTGAAATCCATTCTGGCGCTGACGCCGCGAGCCGGAGGCAGTATAGAAACAGAAGGTCACCTGATGGGCCGTGACGCGAAAGGGCAGCCGTTGGCCGAGCGCCTTTTGCCCGGCAATCGCGCCGACTCCGGGATTGGTATCGTATTTCAGCACTTTGCCTTGTTTGATCACATGACCGCGCTGCAAAACACGATGAGCATTCCCTTGCTGGTGCAGGGGATGCCAAAAGACGTGGCGCGGCTCAAGGCCAAAAGCGCGTTGAAGCTGGTCGGGCTCGAGAATTTTGAGGTGGCTTTACCACACGAACTTTCTGGAGGGCAACAGCAGCGGGTCGGGATCGCCCGTGCGCTGGCTGCCGAACCGCGTATTTTGCTGTTTGATGAACCGACCTCGGCGTTAGATCCTGAGCTGGTGCGCGAGGTCAATCAAACCATCCGTTCGCTGGCGAAAACGGGCATGACACTGCTAATCAGCACTCATGACATCGCATTTGCCGCCACCGTCGCCGATCGCATTGTTTTCCTGCAAGACGGTGTGCTGGTGGAGGAGGGCGGGCCAGAAATCTTGCAACATCCAACCACAACAGCGTTTTCCGCCTTCCTGCAACAGGAGCTGACTCATGAAAATAGCTGATCACCATTTACAGGGCTTACCGCACGCTATCGAGGCGCGCGAAAAGCTGGGCGAGGCGCTATTTCGCTACATGCTTGGCCAGCCCAAAGACTTGCCTGTAGGCGCAGACGATGCCAACGCCGCGGCTCTGCAACAATATCGACTGGTGCCGCGAGTCATGCGAGGTTGTCAGAGCCTGAATATCAGCAGCCAGCCGTTTAAGCGTCACTGGTCCGCTCCGTTGGCGGTCGGCGCATTCGCTGGCGATCGGGTATTTCATCCGCAAGGATTGCTGCCGATTGCACGGGTCTGCCAGCGATTGCAGCTGCCACTGTTTATTTCCGAAGAAACCGTAACCCCGTTGGCAGATATTTGTGCTGAACACGATGACTGCTGGCTACAGCTGCGTGCCGCCGGGCCGGTGGATCGCATCTTGGATTTGATGGGTAATGCCGCCGACTGCGGGGCGCAGGGGATTATTCTTACCGTGCTGGCACCGGTTCATCCGGTTAATGGCCTGCAACCGGGCGGGTTTTCGATTGGCGACGAGCTACTGCGTCGGGGTTGGAAAACTATCGGTTCGACGGCAGCGGGCGTGCATCCGCTACCCGCATTTCCTGCCTGGTCATGGCAAGAATTGGCAACCGTGATTCAACACGCGACGGCTAAAGGTTTGAGCGTCATGGTTAAAGGCGTTCTGCATCCAGAGGACGCTATGTTGGCTACGCAATCTGGCGCACAGGCGCTGATGGTATCAAATATCGGCCTGCGGCAAAGTGCGCGCTGGGTAACACCGGTTGAGTCGATGGCCCACATTGTTCCTGCTTTTACAGGTTTACTCGCAATTGACGGTGGGATACGCAGCGGCGCGGACGTGCTGGTCGCGCGCAGCCTCGGAGCTGAGCTTGCGGTAATTGTCCGCCCGATAATCGCCGCTTTAGCCGCCGGTGGCGAACAGGCCGTTGAGTCTTTACTCTGCGGTTTAATCAATGAAATAACGGCTTTGTGCAGCTGGTGCGGGGTCAGCGATATCTGCGAGCTTAACGCGGATTATGTAGCCATTATGGGAGCCAGTCATGAGCAGTAATCCTTTGGCATTACCGACTTTGCGCCTTAATCAGGGCGATGCCAGTGAGGCGCGAGTTTATTACTGTGCGCATTTTATCGCTGAGAGCCTGGGCTTTTTTACCCGCGCAGGAGTGAAAATCGAATTCACTTCCGCCCAGTCCGGCGGCCACACCATTCAGGGAGGGCAGGTTCCGGCCGTTATCGCCGGAGAGGCTGATCTGACAATCGGTGGGCCGATGGTTATCATGAAAAATCACGAAGAAAACGGCCCGTTGCTTAAGTGTTTTTGTGCTGCGGTGGCCGGTAATCCGTGGTATTTGGCTGCCGCGAGTGCTCAGCCGGATTTTAGTTTTGCGTCGCTGCGCGGTTGCACGGTCATTGACGTTGGCAATGTTGGCACTGCAACCCTTTGTTTTCGCTGGTTGTTGCGTCAGCAGGGCATCGGTGAAAACGAACTGGAGCTGATCCCCGGCAGTGGCAATCCGCAGCAAGATTTTGCAGCGGTCGCCGCAGGTGAAATTGACTATGCCTTGCACTCGTTGCACGCACTGGCTCCAACTATCGCCAGCGGCCAACTTGCCGTAGTACAAAGCCTGTCGGCCGCAACCGGCCCGGTGCCTTGGAGCGCCTATATTGCCCGGCCAGAGATTATTGCTGCAAAACATCAGGCTTTTTCAGCCTTTACCTGTGCTATTGGTTGGGCCCTAAACTGGTTGCGCGAACAGTCAGCCGAGCAAGTGAGCCAGGTTATCGCGCCTTTCTATCCTGATTATCCTGCCGAAGGATTGATAGAAGCCGTCCGCGGCTATCAGGCCTCGCAGACTTTTGCTTCATCCACCCCGATCGCGGAACAAGATTTTCGCCACTTCTCGGACATTCTACAGCAGGCAGGTTGGCTAAAGCAGGCTGCACCTTACGCCGCGCTGGTAGATAGCAGCTTAATAAAGGAGCAAAACTGATGAAAACCTTGATTATCGGCGGATTGTTGGTGACCGAAACCGGCGAGCTGCGGGCCGAACTGGCCATCGACAAGGGTAAAATTGTCGGTATTTTTGCGCCAGATTGCCTATTGCCGCAGGCCGATGAGGTGATCGACGCCAGCGGGCTTATCGTGATGCCCGGTGCCATCGATGTACACACGCACTTTACCGGTTCGCACGATTTCCCCGAGCAGGAACTGCGCGAAGGAACACAGGGAGCGGCTGCGGGCGGCGTCACCACGGTGGTAGAAATGCCACATTCACTGCCGCCAGCCACTACGCTGGAGAATTTCACCTGGAAGCGCGGCCTGCTGGACGCCAATGTTACGGTGGATTTTGCCATGTGGGCCGGGTTGGACGGCAAAAATTTGCATCAGTTGGCGAGTCTGGATGCTGCCGGCGCGATCGCGTTTAAAGCCTTTTTATGCAGCGGCGATCCCGATGGCGGTGCCACTGACCCGAAAGGGCTGCCGCGCCTTGACGATGACGGCCTGCTGCGCGCTATGCAAACGTTGCGCGAGTTTGACGGATTGATCGGCATTCATTCCGAGAATCACGACATTCTGATCGGAGCAGGGGCTGAATTGCGCCGTGCCGGACGCAAAGATATTCGCGCCCACGCGCTGGCTGGCCCTGAAATTGCCGAGGTTGAGGCTGTCAATCGTGTGCTGACCATCGCCGAGGAGACCGGCGCGCGTTGTCACATCGTACATGTCAGTTCGGCGCGGGCCGCAAAAAATATCGTCAAGGCTCGCGGCAGGGCGCGGGTCTCATTCGAAACCTGTCCTCATTATCTGATCCTTGATGAAGAAGATTTGGTGCGCATTGGCCCTAACGCGCGCTGCGGGCCGCCGATCCGCCCGCGTCCGGTTGTGGATGCGCTGTGGTCAGTGGTACTCGACGGCGAGGTGGACATGTTGGCCTCGGATCACTGCCCATACCTGCCGGAACAAAAAGCGGCGGGCAACGAATCCATCTGGGATGCGGGCATGGGGCTGACCGGCGTTGAAACGCTGGGGCCAATGTTCTTTAGCGAAGGGCACGTCAAGCGAGGTCTTGGCTTGACGGAATTTGCCCGCATGACCGCCACGGGTCCGGCGAAAACTTTCGGCCTTTATCCACGAAAAGGGGCGATTAGGATAGGATCTGATGCCGATCTGGTGTTTTACAACCCACAGCAGGCCTGGACGGTAAAAGGTGCCGATTTTTACGGACTCGGCAAGTGGAGCGCGTTTGAGGGGCTGAACTGTCAGGGCAAGGTTGCGATGACGATGATCCGTGGGGTCATGGTTTATAAGGATGGCAAGACCCAGGTCGAGCCGGGCTTTGGGCAGTTTATCACCCGTGCGATAAGCCAATAATATCCAAACTATTCGTCCTGGAAAGGGCATCAGGAAGCATCATGGCAGCAAAACAGGCGATAAAAAAAACGCTGGGCAAACAGTCTGCAAATAAAGCCGACGCCGAGGTGTCACCGCTGATGCAGGCCGCTGGCGAGGAGGGGGTTCAGTGGCAGGCGGCCAGACCTCGCACGCTGGTAGATCACGCGGTTGACGCCATTCTCTCTGCTGCGTCGCGCGGTTTGCTGCTGCCCGGCGATCGCGTTTCTGAACCGGATCTGGTGATGCGGCTGGGTATGAGTCGGGTGCCGATTCGTGAGGCGCTGCGCATCCTCGAGAGTCAGGGCATCGTCTCCAGCGAGCCGTATAAAGGTATTCGCCTGATGGATATTTCCCAGCAGCGGCTGGAGCAGATCATCGACGTGCGTATTCCGCTGGAAACGCTGGCTTGTCGTCGCGCGATTGAGAACGGCCGCAACGGCAAGCTGCAAATTACCCGACTTGAGGCAAGCGTCAAAGAGCTGGAACTGATGATGCAGCGTGGAGATGTCTACGGTTTTGCCTCGGCGGATACCGATTTTCACCGCGTATTGTGCAGCTTCGCGGAAAACCCCGTGCTGAGCAATCTATGGGAATCGATAGCTCGCCAGCTCACAGTGATTTTCGGGCTATCAACAATGGGCAAATCCATGGCCGACATCGTAGAAGAGCATCGCCAATTAACTCAGGTTTTTGCAGCCGGAGATATTGCGCAAATGACTCAAGAAATTGAATTACACGTTCGCGTGCAGGCTTTGGACGTGGACTATCAGAAAATTATTGCTGACCGACGCCGGGCGGCGTCTGCGGCGGAATAAATATAAGGTTAAGCCATGAAAATAACAGATGTAGAAGCCTTTTATTTGCGGCTTCCCAATATTGAAGCGCGCACCGACAGCTCTCAGGATGCCCTGCTGATTAAAATCACCACCGATGCGGGCGTGGTAGGCTGGGGCGAGGTCGATGGCAGTCCTTACGTCACTAAAGCGATTATTGAAGCACCTTATTCGCACACCATGGTCACCGGTCTGAAATCTTTATTGATTGGCGAAAATCCGCTGGAGACTGGCCGCCTGTGGGCAAAAATGCATCGCGCGACAATTTATTACGGTCGTAATGGGGCCGTTATTCAGGCTATGGCGGGGATTGATATCGCGCTGTGGGATATTAAAGGTAAAGCGTTAGACAAGCCGATTGTTGAATTGCTGGGCGGAGCAATGCGCGATCGCATGCGCGTTTACTCCTCAAATATGTTCCAGTTCAGCATCGAAGATACCGTGGCGCGAGCTCGTCACGCTGTGGATACCGGGCATACCGGTGTTAAATTTGGCTGGGAACCGTTTGGCCTCGATGAAAAACGCGATATCGAATACGTAGAAGCCATCCGTCACGCGATAGGTGACGACGTTGATTTTATGCTCGACGTTGGGCTGGCCTGGGATGCTAAAACCACCATTCGCCGCGCCCAGCTGTTTGAACCCTATCGTCTGTTCTGGATTGAAGAACCTTTGCATCCGGACGACTATGCCGGATATGGCAAAGTTTCGCAGAGCTGTTCCCAACATATTGCGGCGGGGGAGGAAGAGTGCACGGTAGTCGGCTTCCAGCGACTGATCGACGAAGGGCAAATTGATATTGTTCAAATAGATGTGACGCGCACTGGATTTACTCAGGCGATGCAGATTGCGCAATATGCTCACAGCCGTGGCCGTAAAGTGTGTAATCATAATTTCACTACCGATATTAATACCGCTGCGTCACTACATTTCCTTTGTGCGATTGAAAATGCCCTGGTAATGGAATATTGCGTGGAGCCGGGTGAAATTAGTCGTTCATTGGCTAAAGAGCCGGTGAAAATTACCGATGGCTACGCCTTCCTGCCGTCGGGTCCGGGATTAGGCGTTGAACCAAGAATGGATATTATCGAAAAGTTTCTAGTGAGAACGGCTTAATGCCTTGTTTGTTATTATAAATTTGGGATTTTTTTAGCATTCTTTTTGCATTGACTCTTTATTGCGGCCCGCTATTTGTTGTGCGGGCCTTTTTTTATTACAGCTCTTGAGAGAATGTTTATGACTATTTTTTTGCCACCTACTTTCTATAATATTGCCAAGTGATAGGATGTGGCTCACTTTTCTTAGTTGGGATTTTTCAATGGCCAGGCTCGTCGCTTTCATTGCGGTATTACTGACTTTAACTTCTTATACAGCGTTTGCGGATACTCACTATAAATGCGTTTTGACCCACAGCATTCAGCGCCCGGATGGCGATGATTCGGCTGAAGTCCTGAATAAAGACGCCAGAGTCACTGATGCGGGGAATACCTTTACCGTTTCGCCAGACGGAATGAAAACCATTACCAGCCCGGAGCTGATCGATATAATTGGGCAAAATAATCAGCCAATGAAGGCAGGGACGGCAAATCATCTAATGTATATTCACGTTCAAAACAGCTTTGTGATTGCCAATGAAACCGAAGGCTATATTTACGCAGACTGTGTAAAAATAGACACCAAATAATATGCCTGCCGCCTCAGCCCAATTCACCGGGGTTTGGGGCTAAAATCTTGCTGCTTGTTGCCCCATGGCTTAACTTTGCATTTTCCTTACTTATTCATAAATAGAAACATTACTCTTCGCCGTTTAGCACAGTTCTTATGGTCGGACTGAGCGATAAGCGTTATCCTTTCGCACTTTCTGTATCCCCGCATTTTTCGCATAAGCTCTGACGTTTGACAAGAAAGGTAATCCCCCGGTAATGGCCCTATTGAACGAAGAAATCCGCGACCATACGGCTGAGTCCCTGCTCTTTATCCGTCGTGCTGTCATCGCCTTTGTGGTGGTGGTGCTGCTGTTTGGCGTGCTTGGATTCAACCTGTACCACCTGCAGGTGGGCATGCACTCTTTCTATCAGACCCGCTCCAATCAGAATGATATTAAAATGCTGCCGATCGCGCCGAGCCGTGGGCTGATCATGGATCGCAATGGCGTGATTCTGGCGCAGAACATTACCCTTTATCAGATTCAGGTGATCCCGGGCAAAGTTCCTGATTTACAGGCGACTATCAAAGCACTGACCCCGATTGTCGATCTGACGCCGGACGATCTGGCCAATTTCAAAGACGCCATGTATCACGGTCGCAAATTCAATGAAATACCGCTTAAGCTGGCGTTAACTGACGAAGAAGTAGCGCGGTTCTCGGTAAATCAGTTCAATTTCCCTGGCGTGTCAATCAGTAGCTATCAACAGCGTAGATATCCTTATGGTGCAGAGCTGGCGCATGTGGTTGGCTATGTTTCCAAGATAAACGATCGCGATGACAAAGAGCTTTCTGAAGAGGGGCTGGCCGAAAATTACGCGGCCGACCATGATATCGGCAAGCAGGGCATTGAAAAATATTACGAAAAAGAGCTGCATGGCCGAACCGGTTATCAGGAAGTTGAAGTTGATAACCATGGGCACGTGGTGCGCCTGCTGACGGAAACTCCACCGCAGGCTGGGGAAAACATCAAGCTGACTTTAGATCTCGGCCTGCAGCAATATATCGAGCAACTGTTAAAAGGCCAGCGTGCCGCCGTGGTAGTGGTTGACCCGCGCGATGGCGCTGTACGAGCGATGGTGTCCAGCCCGAGTTATGATCCTAACCCGTTTGTTAACGGCATCTCGGGCAAGGCGTATAGCGCATTGCTGAAAAATCCAGATTTACCGCTGATTAACCGCGTGACACAGGGCCTTTACCCGCCTGCGTCAACGGTGAAACCTTATATGGCGATGTCGGCGCTGTTTGCCGGGGTTATCACCCCGCAAACTACCTTCTTTGGCGCGCCGACCTGGACGCTGCCGGGTACCGATCGCCATTATCGCGACTGGATGAAAACCGGTCACGGCTATTTGAACGTCACCAAGGCGATTGAGGAATCGGCGGATACCTTCTTCTATCAGGTCGCCTATGAAATGGGTATCGATCGTATCCACGAGTGGCTCAGCAAGTTTGGCTACGGAAAATCATCGGGAATCGACCTCGATGAACAATATTACGGCAACCTGCCTAGCCGTGAATGGAAGATGAAGGTCCACAAAAAGGAATGGTATCAAGGCGATACGGTTTCTGTCGGTATCGGTCAGGGCTACTGGGTTGCCACGCCTATCCAGATGGTCAAGGCACTAACAATTTTGATCAATAACGGCAAGATCATGACTCCGCATCTGATGGATTCAATGCAGCTTGGCAAGGTCATTACGCCATTCAAGATGCCGGAAACCTCGCAGATTGGCGATCCAAAATCACCGTACTGGACGATTGTGAAAAATGCGATGTTTGGCATGGCCAATGCGCCAAACGGCACCGGCTACAAGCTGTTCCACACAGCGCCGTATAAGATTGCCGCTAAATCGGGAACTTCTCAGGTATTTAGCCTGCGTGAAAATCAGAACTACAATGCCAAAATGACACCGGTCCGCCTGCGTGACCATATTTTCTATACTGCCTTTGCTCCGTTTGACCATCCAACAGTTGCCGTGGCTCTGATTCTGGAAAACGGCGGCGGTGATGGAGTGGTTGCCGGGCCGACAATGCGCGCGATACTTGATCATATATTTGTGAAAGATGATGCTACAGATTGTCAGGATGACAAGAACAAGAGTAGCCCTGCCTGCCAGTTGACC contains the following coding sequences:
- a CDS encoding dihydroorotase family protein; amino-acid sequence: MKTLIIGGLLVTETGELRAELAIDKGKIVGIFAPDCLLPQADEVIDASGLIVMPGAIDVHTHFTGSHDFPEQELREGTQGAAAGGVTTVVEMPHSLPPATTLENFTWKRGLLDANVTVDFAMWAGLDGKNLHQLASLDAAGAIAFKAFLCSGDPDGGATDPKGLPRLDDDGLLRAMQTLREFDGLIGIHSENHDILIGAGAELRRAGRKDIRAHALAGPEIAEVEAVNRVLTIAEETGARCHIVHVSSARAAKNIVKARGRARVSFETCPHYLILDEEDLVRIGPNARCGPPIRPRPVVDALWSVVLDGEVDMLASDHCPYLPEQKAAGNESIWDAGMGLTGVETLGPMFFSEGHVKRGLGLTEFARMTATGPAKTFGLYPRKGAIRIGSDADLVFYNPQQAWTVKGADFYGLGKWSAFEGLNCQGKVAMTMIRGVMVYKDGKTQVEPGFGQFITRAISQ
- a CDS encoding RidA family protein is translated as MKTAITYPGLGTEDRPMGPAPLSAAILSEPMLFISGQVAIDPYSGKIVGSDIASQTRQVLANIESLLKQADMTLDCLVRVTIYLTDLSQFAGMNEVYGEVLSAPYPARATVGITLNHPDLLVEMEATAMRQIAK
- a CDS encoding ABC transporter substrate-binding protein, coding for MSSNPLALPTLRLNQGDASEARVYYCAHFIAESLGFFTRAGVKIEFTSAQSGGHTIQGGQVPAVIAGEADLTIGGPMVIMKNHEENGPLLKCFCAAVAGNPWYLAAASAQPDFSFASLRGCTVIDVGNVGTATLCFRWLLRQQGIGENELELIPGSGNPQQDFAAVAAGEIDYALHSLHALAPTIASGQLAVVQSLSAATGPVPWSAYIARPEIIAAKHQAFSAFTCAIGWALNWLREQSAEQVSQVIAPFYPDYPAEGLIEAVRGYQASQTFASSTPIAEQDFRHFSDILQQAGWLKQAAPYAALVDSSLIKEQN
- a CDS encoding transporter substrate-binding domain-containing protein, with the translated sequence MNNALRLAVWMTGFTAIMLSSLSAAQAADDIKPSAKDFAAMAQCKTLQAKYPSLVGKQVVVGLGGYTKGFEAPSAKDPSVIEGLDPSLFDRLGGCLGFTNTYQNGSFNVLLTSITSGRADIGPMLYVTDARLKQIAFVASVQVQDGSLVAKGNPKNIKTVDDLCGKTVAAAAGTYEAATLVPRQNAICKKEGKPEIDMLMVQNTDNSIQAIKSDRADIYLTEAGSAREVAKADPSLQTSFTVDLPIMVGFPIAKDNTVMRHAVLDAMKVIQSSGAQKKLLDFWGQGGSAERPAVDKG
- a CDS encoding amino acid ABC transporter permease/ATP-binding protein gives rise to the protein MQDFFQYLTLPYLWQGAVIAVELLVGALTGGIIIGFFLALASTSRHTIIRLPVQIYIYILRGTPVLLQLILLYNVLPQFGLRFSPFSSALLAMMINETAFCAEIIRGGIVATDRNQRTAAQAFGFSRTKEMIHVVIPQALRAILPTLGNEAVGLLKSTSLASVVGVNELTMRGQTIVSQNFLFIPVLVASGGIYMIMSSGLAGIQYWLEKHFNLEERARRARLVKNAVEVPIEETQALLPKQHWESKNAAVVLDIENLLVEYAGKAVLKGLTLKVRRGEVVVLLGRSGSGKSTLLKSILALTPRAGGSIETEGHLMGRDAKGQPLAERLLPGNRADSGIGIVFQHFALFDHMTALQNTMSIPLLVQGMPKDVARLKAKSALKLVGLENFEVALPHELSGGQQQRVGIARALAAEPRILLFDEPTSALDPELVREVNQTIRSLAKTGMTLLISTHDIAFAATVADRIVFLQDGVLVEEGGPEILQHPTTTAFSAFLQQELTHENS
- a CDS encoding tautomerase family protein, translating into MPMTRIAIPEQRFTLWRDAISRALQQTLVSSFDIPETDCFQLFDRYQPEERIFDRHYLSGSEQGRSEDFLLFQITAGRPRGPEEKQKLYLKLVELLEQSIGIKPQDVMVVITFTQPEDWSFGSGKLFKVSDIPRP
- a CDS encoding GntR family transcriptional regulator, translated to MAAKQAIKKTLGKQSANKADAEVSPLMQAAGEEGVQWQAARPRTLVDHAVDAILSAASRGLLLPGDRVSEPDLVMRLGMSRVPIREALRILESQGIVSSEPYKGIRLMDISQQRLEQIIDVRIPLETLACRRAIENGRNGKLQITRLEASVKELELMMQRGDVYGFASADTDFHRVLCSFAENPVLSNLWESIARQLTVIFGLSTMGKSMADIVEEHRQLTQVFAAGDIAQMTQEIELHVRVQALDVDYQKIIADRRRAASAAE
- a CDS encoding alpha-hydroxy acid oxidase — protein: MKIADHHLQGLPHAIEAREKLGEALFRYMLGQPKDLPVGADDANAAALQQYRLVPRVMRGCQSLNISSQPFKRHWSAPLAVGAFAGDRVFHPQGLLPIARVCQRLQLPLFISEETVTPLADICAEHDDCWLQLRAAGPVDRILDLMGNAADCGAQGIILTVLAPVHPVNGLQPGGFSIGDELLRRGWKTIGSTAAGVHPLPAFPAWSWQELATVIQHATAKGLSVMVKGVLHPEDAMLATQSGAQALMVSNIGLRQSARWVTPVESMAHIVPAFTGLLAIDGGIRSGADVLVARSLGAELAVIVRPIIAALAAGGEQAVESLLCGLINEITALCSWCGVSDICELNADYVAIMGASHEQ
- a CDS encoding DUF4865 family protein — protein: MLAMQYSFTLPADYDMTIIERRIADNGHLLDGYPGLIFKTYLYAIQNDGLTASDENLYAPFYLWQDAASLNSFLLSPGFAAVSRAFGRPEVKIYPVLSVALSPDIRQAKFACRKIEPIRPYSSLSSLGEPVKIGEELARLVAWDPQNWQLIGLSLWKILPQEVASTSQNYQIGHISLPKN